A single genomic interval of Lentimicrobium saccharophilum harbors:
- the ccsA gene encoding cytochrome c biogenesis protein CcsA: protein MNEIAYIGEHLAPAITGRALIYLSLIAGIFSLFFYFRALKSGSLADLKQRNSGRLFYLIQTFSIVGVSAALFYIIVNHYYEYAYAFKHSSSLMPGKYIISSFWAGQEGSFLLWALFIGLFGIGAMLTARKLESGVMSIVVIAQLILVTMVLGLNFFGISIGSDPFLLLREVPENMGNDFFKNPNYLSFIRDGNGLNPLLENPWMVIHPPLLFMGYATAIFPYAFAFASLVQGDKRYWLKPVLPWMLLAIGLLGTGLLLGGAWAYQSLTFGGFWAWDPVENASLVPWMVLVAALHYMLLSYKRDKYYYGTYIFTFLGFIMVIYASYLTRSGVLGETSVHAFGDDGRSFQLILFTVIFILLPVWQLIKNRKNIRANDLPELFTREFLMMYGAIVMLLAAFQVISTTSVPVINKVFGTSMAPPSDVVNFYNTWQLPFAIMMTLLLSIGQYLSYGKNDIKSFLHNIIYPFVLALIVAIWGFIADNDMSVVHGVFLFCIVFTILTSVAYLFRFASVRGNSAAGITHVGFGIFLLGVLITFSNTETLSKGGAPGMPGGGDNLMLFKGMMKPLGKYKINYSGSKDVRDETFHQIDFLEEDKDGELHLSFSLYPSVKYNSMMGNVHNPDTRNMLSGDIYMYITFAEDRAKRMPDGYVYSGSVDFTLGDTLEAGKVPVIFDSLYISNMSADAEQISIMAMLKAKDSLGMEQTYPLTYTVNGGMAESGVAEIPGSGLRLRFDKVSEMARTINVGIFEKKPEFVVVKILHFPWIFILWAGAVIMFTGITVGIWKRAVKARNAAE from the coding sequence ATGAATGAAATTGCATATATCGGCGAACACCTTGCGCCAGCCATTACCGGCAGGGCTTTGATCTATCTTTCGCTCATTGCCGGTATTTTTTCCCTGTTCTTTTATTTCCGGGCCCTTAAATCAGGCTCACTGGCTGATCTGAAGCAGCGCAACTCCGGCAGGCTGTTTTACCTGATACAGACTTTCTCAATAGTCGGTGTGAGTGCTGCGTTGTTTTACATCATTGTAAATCACTACTATGAATATGCCTATGCATTCAAGCATTCCTCTTCGCTGATGCCTGGTAAGTATATAATTTCCAGTTTCTGGGCAGGGCAGGAGGGTAGCTTTCTGCTCTGGGCTTTGTTTATCGGGCTCTTTGGAATCGGGGCCATGCTGACAGCCCGAAAACTGGAAAGCGGAGTTATGTCAATCGTTGTTATTGCCCAGCTGATTCTGGTAACCATGGTGCTGGGGTTGAATTTCTTCGGAATTTCTATTGGGAGTGATCCCTTTCTCCTGTTAAGGGAAGTGCCTGAAAACATGGGTAATGATTTCTTTAAAAATCCGAATTATCTGAGTTTCATCAGGGATGGGAACGGCCTGAATCCGCTGCTCGAGAATCCCTGGATGGTCATTCATCCGCCCCTGCTTTTTATGGGTTACGCCACTGCTATTTTTCCTTATGCTTTCGCTTTCGCTTCGCTGGTTCAGGGAGATAAGCGCTACTGGCTTAAACCGGTATTGCCCTGGATGCTCCTGGCCATTGGCCTGCTTGGTACCGGACTTTTACTCGGAGGAGCCTGGGCATATCAGTCATTGACTTTCGGCGGATTCTGGGCATGGGATCCGGTAGAAAATGCCTCACTGGTTCCCTGGATGGTATTGGTTGCCGCATTGCATTATATGCTGCTGTCCTATAAGCGGGATAAGTACTATTATGGCACTTATATATTCACTTTCCTTGGTTTTATCATGGTGATTTACGCCAGTTACCTGACCCGTTCGGGCGTGCTTGGCGAAACTTCGGTGCATGCGTTCGGCGATGACGGAAGGAGTTTTCAACTGATACTGTTTACAGTTATTTTTATATTACTTCCGGTATGGCAGTTGATCAAGAACCGGAAGAACATCAGGGCAAATGACCTGCCTGAACTTTTTACCAGGGAATTTCTGATGATGTACGGGGCAATTGTGATGTTACTGGCGGCATTTCAGGTGATCAGCACTACCTCGGTTCCGGTTATCAATAAAGTTTTTGGTACGAGTATGGCTCCACCCTCCGATGTGGTCAACTTCTACAACACCTGGCAACTGCCATTTGCCATTATGATGACACTCCTCCTGAGTATCGGGCAATATCTGAGCTATGGGAAAAATGACATTAAATCGTTCCTGCATAATATTATTTATCCGTTTGTACTTGCGCTGATTGTCGCCATCTGGGGCTTTATTGCAGACAATGATATGAGTGTGGTGCATGGGGTGTTTCTTTTCTGCATTGTATTTACAATCCTTACTTCCGTAGCCTACCTGTTCAGGTTTGCTTCCGTAAGGGGTAATTCGGCTGCCGGCATCACCCATGTCGGATTCGGGATTTTTCTGCTGGGTGTACTGATTACTTTTTCCAATACAGAAACGCTGTCGAAAGGCGGGGCTCCGGGTATGCCTGGAGGTGGAGATAACCTGATGTTGTTCAAAGGGATGATGAAGCCACTGGGAAAGTACAAGATCAACTATTCGGGCAGCAAGGATGTGCGGGATGAGACCTTCCATCAGATTGATTTTCTTGAGGAGGACAAAGACGGTGAACTTCATCTTAGTTTTTCCCTTTATCCATCAGTGAAGTATAATTCCATGATGGGAAATGTACATAACCCTGACACGCGGAATATGCTGAGCGGTGATATATACATGTATATAACCTTTGCCGAAGACAGGGCCAAACGCATGCCGGATGGTTATGTTTATTCGGGTAGTGTTGATTTTACCCTTGGTGACACGTTAGAGGCTGGTAAAGTCCCGGTTATATTCGACTCCCTGTATATCAGCAATATGAGTGCCGATGCAGAGCAGATTTCCATCATGGCAATGCTGAAGGCAAAAGACAGCCTGGGTATGGAACAGACATACCCGCTTACTTATACCGTGAATGGCGGTATGGCCGAAAGCGGGGTTGCGGAGATCCCGGGCTCGGGTTTGAGATTGAGATTCGATAAGGTTTCGGAAATGGCAAGGACCATCAATGTGGGGATATTTGAGAAGAAGCCGGAATTTGTTGTAGTGAAGATTCTGCATTTTCCCTGGATATTCATACTCTGGGCTGGCGCTGTCATTATGTTTACGGGCATCACGGTCGGTATCTGGAAAAGGGCTGTCAAGGCCAGGAATGCAGCGGAATAG
- the eno gene encoding phosphopyruvate hydratase: MSAIANIFARQILDSRGNPTIEVDVYTTNGIMGRAAVPSGASTGIHEAVELRDGDKSIYMGKSVQKAVQNVNKVLADELKGYLVSEQNEIDHRMIEIDGTPNKGNLGANAILGVSLAVANAAAQESNQFLFRYVGGVNANTLPIPMMNIINGGSHADNAIDFQEFMIMPVGAPNFTEALRMGAEVFHNLKSVLKNAGYSTNVGDEGGFAPNLKSNEEAVTVILQAIEKAGYKPGVDVFLALDPASSEYWLEEEKVYHLKKSTGDKLTPAQMVDYWKTWIDKYPIISIEDGMAEDDWDGWKLMTDVMGKKIQLVGDDLFVTNSKRLQMGIDRGVANSILVKVNQIGSLTETIDAVNLAYRNGYTAVMSHRSGETEDTTIADLAVALNTGLIKTGSASRTDRIAKYNQLLRIEEILGTSARYLGKEFKYAK, encoded by the coding sequence ATGAGTGCAATAGCCAACATCTTTGCCCGCCAGATACTCGACTCACGCGGAAATCCTACCATTGAAGTAGATGTATATACTACCAACGGAATTATGGGGAGGGCAGCTGTTCCTTCAGGAGCCTCGACCGGTATCCATGAAGCCGTTGAGCTTCGCGATGGAGACAAAAGTATCTACATGGGAAAGAGCGTTCAGAAAGCCGTTCAGAACGTGAACAAAGTGCTTGCCGATGAACTGAAAGGTTATCTGGTTTCAGAACAGAATGAGATTGATCACCGCATGATTGAAATTGATGGAACCCCCAACAAGGGTAATCTGGGTGCCAACGCAATTCTCGGAGTTTCACTGGCCGTGGCCAATGCTGCAGCACAGGAGTCGAACCAATTCCTCTTTCGCTATGTGGGAGGGGTAAATGCCAATACCCTGCCTATCCCGATGATGAACATCATCAACGGCGGCTCACATGCTGACAATGCCATTGACTTTCAGGAATTTATGATCATGCCTGTGGGTGCGCCAAACTTCACCGAAGCCCTTCGTATGGGTGCAGAGGTTTTTCATAACCTCAAATCCGTGCTCAAAAATGCCGGTTATTCAACAAACGTTGGCGACGAAGGTGGATTTGCCCCGAACCTCAAATCAAATGAGGAGGCCGTGACCGTTATTTTACAGGCTATAGAAAAAGCCGGCTACAAACCTGGTGTGGATGTGTTCCTTGCCCTTGACCCTGCTTCATCGGAATACTGGCTCGAAGAAGAAAAGGTATATCATCTGAAAAAATCAACCGGTGATAAGCTGACTCCGGCTCAGATGGTTGACTACTGGAAAACATGGATCGATAAATATCCCATTATTTCTATTGAGGATGGTATGGCTGAGGATGACTGGGACGGATGGAAACTGATGACCGATGTAATGGGTAAAAAGATTCAGCTGGTGGGCGATGATTTGTTTGTTACCAATTCAAAACGCCTTCAGATGGGTATCGACAGGGGCGTGGCCAACAGTATTCTGGTGAAGGTTAACCAGATCGGAAGCCTTACCGAAACCATCGACGCCGTGAACCTTGCCTACCGCAATGGCTACACCGCCGTGATGAGCCACCGCTCAGGCGAAACTGAAGACACCACTATTGCCGACCTGGCGGTTGCATTGAATACCGGTCTGATCAAAACGGGATCGGCCAGTCGCACTGACCGGATTGCCAAGTATAACCAACTCCTCAGAATTGAAGAAATTCTGGGGACTTCTGCCCGCTATTTAGGGAAAGAATTCAAATACGCAAAGTAG
- a CDS encoding Rossmann-like and DUF2520 domain-containing protein, whose protein sequence is MAGNRIRNISFAGAGNVANHLAPALLGAGFRIRHIVSHTAAHAQSLAGITGAIASTDPCTLDDTTDLLLLAIPDQSIGEFVAELKNAGSFNGLVAHTSGTCPLSTISQHFSKAGVFYPLQTFSRFSAPEIIKVPVCIEANSPETETLLRQVAAAISGDVRVIDSESRALLHLSAVFVCNFPNHLYVIASRILKQSGIEEDILLPLIRETAMRLGDTDPLLLQTGPAVRGDLTTMQRHLQLLEGQPSFQRIYKILSESIEQFEKEKKSPDIL, encoded by the coding sequence ATGGCAGGAAACAGAATCAGAAACATCTCATTCGCCGGAGCCGGAAATGTGGCAAACCACCTGGCTCCGGCACTGCTTGGTGCAGGCTTTCGCATCCGGCATATCGTCAGCCATACTGCAGCGCATGCGCAGTCATTGGCCGGAATAACCGGAGCCATAGCATCAACCGACCCATGTACCCTTGATGATACCACCGATCTGCTGTTATTGGCAATTCCCGATCAGTCTATCGGTGAGTTTGTTGCTGAACTTAAGAATGCAGGCAGCTTTAACGGTTTGGTTGCCCATACTTCGGGAACCTGCCCACTTTCAACCATTTCTCAGCACTTCAGCAAAGCCGGAGTGTTTTATCCGCTCCAGACATTCAGCAGGTTCAGTGCCCCTGAAATCATAAAAGTGCCCGTTTGTATTGAGGCAAATTCACCTGAAACAGAGACATTATTAAGGCAGGTAGCTGCTGCGATATCCGGTGACGTGCGGGTAATTGATTCTGAAAGCAGGGCATTGTTACACTTGTCTGCAGTGTTTGTATGTAATTTCCCTAACCATCTGTATGTCATTGCTTCCCGCATATTGAAGCAGTCGGGTATTGAGGAGGATATATTGCTGCCTTTGATCAGGGAAACAGCCATGAGACTGGGTGACACCGATCCTCTGCTGTTGCAGACAGGGCCGGCTGTAAGGGGAGATCTGACAACAATGCAGCGGCATCTTCAGTTGCTTGAAGGGCAGCCATCATTTCAGAGAATTTATAAGATACTCAGCGAGAGTATTGAGCAATTTGAAAAAGAAAAGAAATCACCAGATATTTTATGA
- a CDS encoding DUF502 domain-containing protein, whose translation MKNQNRVSKKLLTWFLQGLLFTAPVALTIYIIVVSFTFIDGILTDVIFNILGFRIPGLGLVVILAMITLIGFLGSSIVFKPLLSYLDKLISQAPLVKIIYTSIKDFMSAFVGKERRFTEPVLVKVSREANLEKMGFITQKDLSMLGIPETKVAVYLPHSYNFSGNLFIVPVENITPLNAPPAEVMKFIVTAGVTSLENKSLRQTE comes from the coding sequence ATGAAGAATCAGAACAGGGTTTCAAAAAAACTGCTGACATGGTTTCTGCAGGGGTTGTTATTTACAGCTCCGGTAGCACTGACTATTTACATCATTGTCGTATCATTTACTTTTATTGATGGGATACTGACTGATGTAATTTTTAATATTCTTGGTTTCAGAATCCCCGGGCTTGGTTTGGTGGTTATCCTTGCCATGATTACCCTGATAGGATTTCTGGGTTCTTCAATTGTTTTTAAACCCCTGTTGTCATACCTTGACAAGCTGATCAGCCAGGCGCCCCTCGTAAAGATCATCTATACCTCGATCAAGGATTTTATGTCAGCATTTGTCGGTAAAGAGCGCAGGTTTACCGAACCGGTGCTGGTTAAGGTCAGCAGGGAAGCAAATCTGGAAAAAATGGGATTTATCACCCAGAAGGATTTATCCATGCTGGGGATTCCGGAAACAAAGGTTGCCGTTTATCTGCCTCACTCTTACAATTTTTCGGGCAACCTGTTTATTGTGCCGGTTGAGAATATCACACCGCTCAATGCGCCGCCGGCTGAAGTGATGAAATTTATTGTAACCGCCGGCGTTACAAGCCTGGAAAACAAGAGTCTCAGGCAAACTGAATGA
- a CDS encoding Maf family nucleotide pyrophosphatase: MIDLNNSGFHFILASRSPRRQFLLSETGFKFEVQVIETEENYPENLLCEEIALHVSREKALAFDMHALPANTLLITADTIVWLDGECIGKPLDEQDAKIMLRKLSGKRHTVATGVCLRTRDRMHSFFVNTEVFFRWLEPDEIDYYVKHYKPLDKAGAYGIQEWIGYIGVERIEGSYFNVMGLPVQRLYCELKQFIQNQ; this comes from the coding sequence ATGATTGATCTCAATAATTCCGGCTTCCATTTTATCCTCGCCTCCCGGTCGCCCCGAAGACAGTTCCTGCTGTCGGAGACCGGGTTTAAATTCGAGGTGCAGGTGATTGAAACGGAAGAGAACTACCCTGAGAATCTGTTATGTGAAGAGATTGCCCTTCATGTTAGCAGGGAAAAGGCGCTGGCTTTCGATATGCATGCATTGCCGGCCAACACCCTGCTGATTACCGCGGATACGATCGTCTGGCTTGACGGGGAGTGTATCGGTAAGCCGCTTGATGAGCAGGACGCAAAGATTATGCTTCGGAAATTATCGGGCAAACGACATACGGTAGCTACCGGAGTATGCCTCAGAACCCGCGATCGGATGCATTCCTTCTTTGTTAATACGGAGGTATTCTTCAGGTGGCTGGAGCCCGATGAAATTGACTATTATGTCAAACACTATAAACCGCTCGATAAGGCCGGTGCTTATGGTATTCAGGAGTGGATCGGTTACATCGGCGTTGAAAGAATAGAAGGTTCTTATTTCAATGTGATGGGCCTGCCTGTACAGAGGTTGTATTGTGAACTGAAGCAGTTTATTCAAAATCAATAA
- the rplQ gene encoding 50S ribosomal protein L17, protein MRHGKKVNHLGRTSAHRKAMLSNMASSLILHKRINTTLAKAKALRGYVEPLITRSKEDSTHSRRMVFSYLQNKEAVVALFREVSVKVANRPGGYTRILKTGNRLGDNAEMCMMELVDFNENMLAAKEAPKAKTTRRSRGTKDKTTVAKPEKPVAKTEAAPKTENVSEEPAAENTENKE, encoded by the coding sequence ATGAGACACGGAAAGAAAGTCAATCATCTGGGGAGGACAAGTGCCCATCGTAAGGCAATGCTTTCGAACATGGCATCTTCGCTTATCCTTCATAAACGCATCAACACCACGCTTGCAAAAGCCAAGGCGTTGAGGGGATATGTAGAGCCGTTGATTACCCGTTCCAAAGAAGATTCTACACATTCGCGCAGGATGGTTTTCAGCTACCTTCAGAATAAAGAGGCTGTTGTCGCGCTTTTCAGGGAAGTATCTGTTAAAGTTGCCAATCGCCCCGGAGGTTACACAAGGATTCTGAAAACCGGTAACCGCCTGGGTGACAATGCAGAAATGTGCATGATGGAACTGGTGGATTTCAACGAAAATATGCTGGCTGCCAAAGAAGCACCCAAAGCTAAAACCACCCGCCGCAGCCGTGGCACCAAGGATAAAACCACGGTGGCCAAACCGGAAAAGCCGGTGGCTAAAACCGAAGCGGCTCCCAAAACAGAAAATGTTTCTGAAGAACCAGCTGCCGAAAATACCGAAAACAAAGAATAA
- the surE gene encoding 5'/3'-nucleotidase SurE has protein sequence MNKPLIFITNDDGIHAPGLRALIGVMKQLGDVLVVAPDKPMSGMGHAVTITSPLRVNKLKEEPGHIEYSCNGTPADCVKLGQKAILGRNPDLIVSGINHGSNSSVNVIYSGTMAAVLEGAMENIPSIGFSLNDYSFHADFSKCEPYILSIAGNVLEKGLPEYTCLNVNIPAVNGSPIKGIKIVRQAMAFWDEKFEHRKDPHERDYFWLTGVFRNRDEGLDTDEWALKNNYVSVVPVHFDLTSHKTIPLLRDWETGNLN, from the coding sequence ATGAATAAGCCTTTGATTTTCATTACCAATGATGACGGGATTCATGCGCCGGGTCTCCGCGCCCTGATCGGAGTTATGAAGCAACTCGGTGATGTGCTGGTTGTTGCCCCGGATAAACCCATGTCGGGCATGGGACATGCTGTCACCATCACTTCGCCGTTGCGTGTAAATAAACTGAAAGAGGAACCGGGACATATTGAGTACTCTTGCAACGGGACGCCTGCCGACTGTGTGAAATTAGGACAGAAAGCGATACTCGGACGAAATCCTGATCTGATTGTATCGGGAATCAATCATGGCTCAAATTCATCGGTGAATGTGATTTATTCAGGAACCATGGCGGCAGTGCTTGAAGGAGCAATGGAAAATATTCCTTCCATCGGGTTCTCCCTGAATGACTATTCATTTCACGCAGATTTCAGCAAATGTGAGCCCTATATTTTATCAATTGCAGGCAATGTGCTTGAGAAAGGACTGCCTGAGTATACCTGTCTGAACGTCAATATTCCGGCTGTTAACGGTTCGCCGATTAAAGGAATAAAAATTGTACGCCAGGCCATGGCATTCTGGGATGAAAAGTTTGAGCACCGGAAAGATCCGCATGAGCGGGACTATTTCTGGCTGACCGGCGTATTCCGTAACCGAGACGAAGGGTTGGATACCGACGAATGGGCGCTGAAAAATAATTATGTTTCAGTGGTGCCGGTGCACTTCGACCTTACATCGCATAAAACCATACCTTTGCTCAGGGACTGGGAAACAGGAAATCTAAACTGA
- a CDS encoding outer membrane protein — protein sequence MKKILFLIAVLLAGNLMVAQAQTEKGKWLLNGSSRLSFDSGKEKYKSGSTTSDSYKFTRLTFEPQVGYFVIDKLPVGLLIELSRESWKDPEDDDKSVYSSFIVGPFVRYYITDLDGLWPYAQAAVGIGSYKERWIPGEGDSQDDKSSLFGYRLGVGATYFVNDRVGFDVYLGYGNDTEKYTYEDEVSRDTDYKYIYGFVQFNLGIVVSLGQ from the coding sequence ATGAAAAAGATCCTGTTTTTAATTGCGGTTTTACTCGCCGGCAATCTGATGGTTGCGCAGGCGCAGACAGAAAAAGGTAAATGGCTTCTCAATGGCTCAAGCAGGCTGAGCTTTGATTCCGGTAAGGAAAAATACAAATCCGGAAGCACAACCAGCGACAGTTACAAGTTTACACGATTGACCTTTGAACCTCAGGTCGGGTATTTTGTCATTGATAAATTACCGGTAGGGCTTTTGATTGAATTATCGCGTGAAAGTTGGAAAGACCCTGAGGATGATGACAAATCAGTTTACTCTTCATTTATTGTTGGTCCATTTGTCCGGTATTACATCACAGACCTGGATGGTTTATGGCCTTACGCACAGGCTGCAGTTGGCATAGGTTCCTATAAGGAGCGTTGGATTCCGGGCGAGGGTGATTCACAGGATGATAAAAGTTCTTTGTTTGGCTATCGGTTGGGTGTCGGAGCTACTTATTTTGTAAATGACAGGGTGGGTTTTGATGTTTATCTCGGATATGGCAATGATACTGAAAAATATACTTATGAAGATGAAGTATCCCGCGATACAGATTATAAGTATATCTATGGCTTTGTCCAGTTTAATCTTGGCATTGTAGTTTCATTGGGCCAATAA
- a CDS encoding KdsC family phosphatase, giving the protein MTNYKEDLTGVTTFIFDYDGVLTNGVVLITNSGDQLRTGHVKDGYALQLAIKSGYRVAVISGGYSESMRHRCNALKLTDVFLGVENKIRVFEEYIQRVGVSPKEVLYMGDDIPDYQVMLRVGMPVCPADAAEEIRKISRYISHFNGGEGCVRDIIEQVMKIQGKWMNGNAFHW; this is encoded by the coding sequence ATGACAAATTACAAGGAAGATCTCACAGGGGTCACCACTTTTATTTTTGATTACGATGGGGTCCTGACCAACGGTGTGGTGCTGATTACCAACTCGGGCGATCAGCTCAGGACCGGACATGTGAAGGATGGGTATGCCCTTCAGCTGGCCATCAAGAGTGGTTACCGGGTGGCCGTGATTTCGGGCGGATATTCCGAATCAATGCGCCACCGCTGCAACGCGCTGAAACTTACGGATGTTTTTCTTGGTGTAGAAAATAAGATCAGGGTCTTTGAAGAATATATCCAACGCGTTGGAGTGTCTCCGAAAGAAGTATTGTATATGGGGGATGATATTCCGGACTACCAGGTTATGCTCAGGGTTGGCATGCCGGTTTGCCCGGCAGATGCCGCAGAGGAAATCAGAAAGATCAGCCGTTACATCTCTCACTTCAATGGGGGAGAGGGATGTGTAAGGGATATCATCGAACAGGTGATGAAGATCCAGGGAAAGTGGATGAATGGAAACGCATTTCACTGGTAA
- a CDS encoding geranylgeranylglycerol-phosphate geranylgeranyltransferase, whose product MNKLFSQGLLPFIRLIRWPNLIIIIITQYLLRYAIIGRIYDAEGLAPAMSNYLFAILVFTTVLIAAAGYVINDYFDLRTDAVNHPDSQVLGRSIRQRRAIIYHIALNVVALVAGVFLAWKAGSLKLAFIFLMIIILLWLYSVRYKKTVLWGNLAVAFMSAMVVLIVWLFEFYMLRQQPDQFIAIYGNMKMISRYFFVYAIFAFLISLMREIIKDMEDVKGDQLTGCNTLAVVHGIKSAKIIALVTGLFTGMLVVTAVLKLHSAGMILPAVYFAAVVFIPLLFICYRIIPATDKSDFHLISNLLKLLMLAGVLGLQPLAMSL is encoded by the coding sequence ATGAATAAATTATTCAGTCAGGGGCTTCTGCCCTTTATCAGACTTATCCGCTGGCCCAACCTGATTATCATTATAATTACACAGTACCTGTTAAGGTATGCTATAATCGGCCGTATATACGATGCCGAAGGGCTGGCGCCGGCTATGAGCAATTACTTATTTGCCATACTGGTGTTTACAACTGTGTTGATTGCAGCTGCAGGGTATGTCATCAATGACTATTTTGATCTGAGAACAGATGCCGTGAATCACCCGGATTCACAGGTGCTTGGCAGAAGTATCCGGCAACGCAGGGCGATCATTTATCACATTGCCCTGAACGTCGTTGCATTGGTTGCAGGCGTTTTTCTGGCCTGGAAAGCCGGTTCACTGAAACTCGCCTTTATTTTTTTGATGATTATAATCCTGTTGTGGCTCTATTCGGTAAGGTACAAAAAGACGGTTTTATGGGGAAATCTAGCGGTGGCATTTATGTCGGCTATGGTTGTCCTGATAGTTTGGTTATTCGAATTCTATATGCTCAGGCAACAACCGGATCAGTTCATTGCGATCTATGGAAATATGAAAATGATCAGCCGGTATTTCTTTGTTTATGCAATTTTTGCCTTCCTGATCAGCCTGATGCGCGAAATTATTAAAGATATGGAAGATGTAAAAGGGGATCAGCTGACCGGATGCAATACCCTGGCGGTCGTTCATGGAATAAAGTCAGCAAAAATTATTGCGCTCGTAACGGGACTTTTTACCGGGATGCTTGTCGTTACCGCTGTCCTGAAGCTGCATTCAGCTGGGATGATTTTGCCGGCCGTTTACTTTGCGGCAGTGGTATTTATTCCCTTGCTTTTTATCTGTTACCGGATCATACCGGCCACTGATAAATCCGACTTTCACCTGATCAGCAACCTGCTGAAGTTGCTTATGCTTGCCGGAGTGCTGGGATTGCAGCCGCTGGCTATGTCCCTTTAA
- the lpxB gene encoding lipid-A-disaccharide synthase, with amino-acid sequence MKYYIIAGEASGDLHASNLIRELKLKDTQADFRCWGGDLMQQQGAVIVKHYRDLAFMGFTEVLLNLGTIVRNLTFCKQDIMNYRPDGVILVDYPGFNLRIAGFLHQKGIPVVYYISPQVWAWKQSRVKTIRRVVDKMLVILPFENKFYSEHGVEAEFVGHPLLDALSGKSFSPVTQQANRPVVALLPGSRKQEIRAVLPEMLKVVPRFPEVDFIIAGVCSVDDKFYAKLAGKQKVTVLKGRTYDLLKQSSAALVTSGTATLETALIGTPEVVCYKGGAISYMIAKRLVKVKFISLVNLIMDREVVKELIQQDLSTDNLEKELRLLLYDKGRKTAIVNDFDDLRQKLGGPGASARAAATIEVFLRLRLAESE; translated from the coding sequence ATGAAATATTATATTATTGCCGGTGAAGCCTCGGGAGATCTTCATGCCTCTAACCTGATCAGGGAACTGAAGCTGAAAGATACGCAGGCGGACTTCCGTTGCTGGGGAGGTGACCTGATGCAGCAGCAGGGAGCCGTGATCGTGAAACATTACCGGGATCTGGCATTTATGGGATTTACCGAGGTGCTTTTAAATCTTGGTACCATTGTCCGGAATCTGACTTTTTGTAAACAGGATATCATGAATTATCGTCCTGATGGGGTGATACTCGTTGATTATCCGGGGTTCAATCTGCGTATTGCCGGATTTCTCCATCAGAAAGGTATACCTGTGGTATATTATATCTCACCCCAGGTCTGGGCCTGGAAGCAATCCCGCGTGAAAACCATCCGGAGGGTGGTCGATAAAATGCTGGTTATCCTTCCTTTTGAGAATAAATTCTACTCAGAACATGGGGTTGAAGCTGAGTTTGTAGGGCATCCGCTGCTTGATGCATTGTCCGGTAAATCCTTTAGTCCGGTAACTCAGCAAGCAAACCGGCCTGTGGTTGCACTGTTGCCTGGCAGCCGAAAGCAGGAAATCAGGGCTGTTTTACCGGAAATGCTTAAAGTGGTTCCCCGGTTTCCGGAAGTGGATTTTATCATTGCCGGAGTCTGCTCGGTAGATGATAAATTTTATGCAAAACTTGCCGGAAAGCAAAAAGTCACCGTTCTGAAAGGACGTACCTACGATCTGTTGAAGCAATCTTCCGCCGCCCTGGTTACTTCAGGCACAGCAACGCTGGAAACTGCCCTGATTGGTACTCCTGAAGTGGTATGCTACAAAGGCGGGGCGATCTCTTATATGATCGCAAAAAGGCTTGTAAAAGTTAAATTCATCTCTCTGGTAAATTTAATCATGGACCGGGAAGTGGTGAAGGAGCTGATACAGCAGGATCTTTCAACGGATAACCTTGAAAAGGAACTCAGGCTTTTACTGTATGATAAAGGACGCAAGACGGCGATCGTTAATGACTTTGATGATTTGCGACAGAAGCTGGGCGGGCCGGGGGCTTCCGCCAGGGCTGCGGCAACAATCGAAGTGTTTTTAAGGCTCCGTTTGGCAGAATCTGAATAA